A segment of the Bdellovibrio bacteriovorus genome:
CGGGGATTTTCAAGTTTCTCGATGAACTTCACATCCCCTTTATGTCCTTTACCGTCACTTTCAAAAACTTTTGCTTCAACTCGATTGACGACTACAATCCATGTTTTCATGACTGTCCTCTTTTCTTGGAAGTTGAGGATTCTCCTTTCACTATAACGGCTGCAACCGCTACGCCACAAGCTGACCCCTCACACTGGACTGTCACAAGACACTTTGAGTTCACCCGCAAAAAATCGGATTATAGAGAGATTCCCCACCCGTCTCAGGAGTTCCCCATGCTAGAAAAACTCACCCACGATGATTTATTGATGCTGACCTCTGTGAATGAAGGTCCGTGTATTTCGATTTACATCCCGGGCATGCCTGATAAGACTCTGCTTTTAGAGTACGAGACCCTGGTACGACGAGCGGCTCATTTGTTGTCGTTGGATGCAAAAAATGGTGAAAAGAAAGACCTGCTGGATTCACTGTATTCTTTCAATCCGGCAGAACATCTGCAGCGCTCTGATTTTGGTATGGCCATCTTTGTGAATAAACACTGGAAGGGTTTCTACGTGGCAGCTCACACGGTCCCGTCCAAAGTGGTGGTGGCCGAAAGCTTTCACCTGAAACCGCTGCTGGAGGACCTGCAAGGTGAAAGCAGCTATCACATCCTGACGTTGACTCCGCAAGAGGCGGTGCTGCTTCACTGTGACGGCGGTAGTGGCACGGAAATTCACAACTTCCTGTTTCATCAGGGACAGCACAGCAACAGCATTCACTGGAAACATCTGGATGAAACCGAAACGTCCCAGATCCCACACCTGAAAAGCCATATGCGCGGGCGCGGCCTGGACGACAATCAGTGCAAAAAGAAATCCGGCGTAAAATTATTCCTGCGATGGATTGAAGCCAAGATCAGCCGAGAGCCGGGATACAAACAAGTTCCGCTGTTTGTATTTGCCGGCGAAAATCTGTTTCAAACCTATAAGGAAGTCACCCTGCACCCCAGTGCGGTGTTCTTTAAAATAGACCCTTCCAAGACCACCCCCCGCATGGAATCCCTGATCCATCAGGCGCAGGTGCATGTCAAAAAGGAACTGGCCCAGCAGCGCAATCTGTCCGCCTATGAGCTGGAAAAGATGAATCATCAAAAGAAGGTCATCGATGATCTGGTGAAGATCAGCCGGGCCGCCATCAATGGTAACGTGCGCACGCTGTTCTTACAGAACAACAGCGAAATCTGGGGCGAATTGCACCGCAAGAGCGGCCAGATCACCTTCCACGAAAAACAAACCAATGCCAAGGATGACGACATTCTGGATGATATCGCCTGCGAGGTGATCCGCCACGGCGGCGAGGTCGTGGTGCTGTCCAAAGAGGATATGCCCAGCAGATCCCCGGCCGCAGCTATTTTAAATTCTTAAAGATCAAGCCCTGGCCCAACGAGGCCT
Coding sequences within it:
- a CDS encoding baeRF3 domain-containing protein encodes the protein MLEKLTHDDLLMLTSVNEGPCISIYIPGMPDKTLLLEYETLVRRAAHLLSLDAKNGEKKDLLDSLYSFNPAEHLQRSDFGMAIFVNKHWKGFYVAAHTVPSKVVVAESFHLKPLLEDLQGESSYHILTLTPQEAVLLHCDGGSGTEIHNFLFHQGQHSNSIHWKHLDETETSQIPHLKSHMRGRGLDDNQCKKKSGVKLFLRWIEAKISREPGYKQVPLFVFAGENLFQTYKEVTLHPSAVFFKIDPSKTTPRMESLIHQAQVHVKKELAQQRNLSAYELEKMNHQKKVIDDLVKISRAAINGNVRTLFLQNNSEIWGELHRKSGQITFHEKQTNAKDDDILDDIACEVIRHGGEVVVLSKEDMPSRSPAAAILNS